In Cervus canadensis isolate Bull #8, Minnesota chromosome 7, ASM1932006v1, whole genome shotgun sequence, the DNA window TCTGACACAGTGAAGTGGGGAGCCGATCAGGAGGATGGAAAGGTTACCCTCATTTGTCGATAGATCCAGTCTGTGAACATGGTCACGTTCCCGTACACTCCCGGTCTGTACGCCTTGGCACAGCCTGACCCCCAGCTCGTGTCTCCGATCAGCCACCAGACGCTGCTCTTCAGAGTGACCAGAGGacctccactgtctccctgggGGACACAGCAGGTTACAGAGCAGAAGTCAATCCACAAGCCGCAGAGGCCAGAGGGCAAGAAGGTGGGATGAGGGCTCAGCAGGGTGAAGGGAGAGTCTCTGGGTCTCCTCCAACCCCGGGTCCCAGGTACGGGAGGGGTGCACCTCATGGGCCCAGTGGGAGCCGGGCAGGGCCTAGCTGGCCATCACCTGGCAGGAGTCGACGGTGCCCTGCAGGTAGCCTGCACAGATCATGGCGGACGTGATGAGGTTGTTGTACATGTACTTGTTGTTGCACTGCCAGGGCTCAATGAGGTGCACCATGGCCGCGTTCAGGTCATCCGAGGTCTTCCCTGCAACAGAGGACAGCACAGCTCACAGGAAGCCTGGTCTCCCTCCTGGACACGTGGACATGTGACCACGCCTCTCCTCCAAAGCCGGCTCCTGGGGAACCCGGGCACCTTTCAACTGCTGGGGCATGTGTTTAAAGCGGCTCTAGATTGTGTTTGGGGAGGACTACCTGCCTCTGGGCTGTGGACCAAGCTCCAACTGTGTCCTAGAGTCACCTGCTCATCGCCCAGCCACGTGGTTCCCTGGGATCACTTCTCCTCCTCCACTGCTCTCTTCTCTGGACAGTTCCCAGGGCGGCACCAGGAGCTCCTGTGTTTCCACCTCAAGCACCCCAACCTTTCTCAGCCCCACGTGATCCTCCACCCCTGACTGCCTGCCCTCGGCTCCCTGCACGTGGAGACCTCCAACCACTTGCAGGTCTGTGCTGTCTCTGGCACCCACCTGCTGCATAGATGTTTGCTAGGCTCTGCGGGTTTGGGGGCTGAAGCAGGGCCTCTCCTGGAGTACTTCCCTGCCCTAAGCCACACCACTTGATCCTCCTGAAGCCGGGAAGCGGCCCCATGCCCCACCATGGGGCTTAGATCACGAGCACGAAGCAGGACCCCCGAGACTCCTCACTCTCCCGTGACACTCCATCCATCAGCAGATTTGGTGGCTCTGCCCTACCCCCACACCCACCTCCCTGGTCTGAGCCACCTTCTTGTCTCGCAGGATGTGGCAGTGGTCTCCTCACCATGCCGCCTACCTTTTCTGTGAGTCCCTACTTAGCCGTCCAACCATGTCACTCCCTAGCAGCTCCCTGTCCCACTTGGATTAGAAACCAGTGCTATCATCATAGCCTACAATACCCTATGCAACCTGACTCCAGACTGCCCTCTCACCCCTGGTTCATCATGCCCTGGCCACACTGTTCCTAAGACATTCTTGTTATGTTGATTTCAGCTCAAATattccctcttccaggaagccctccctgaccaccCCTCACTATGACAAGCCTCCACCGTTTGAAAGCACCTAGTTTCTCATTTCCTATCTGAGCACAATctgcctgcccccgccccagcACCCATAGGAGAATGTGAAGCTTCTGCAGGCAGAGGTTTTGTCTTAGTTTGCTCACTGTTGCTTTCCCAGCCCGTGGAAGGTGCCCCACAGATCATGGCTGACTTTCCCTTCGGTCTTGGCTGCTCGGGAAACTTGCTCACAACTGGAAGGATCAACCCAGGAGCTTCTCTAGCCCAGATGCCAGGATACGCAGCCCAGCTGccgtctctcccttctccctctaaGTCACTCTGCCCATGTACTATTCACCTTGCCAGCCTtcctggcaccagggaccagtttcatagaagacaatttttccacggaccagggaggtggggggatggtttcaggatgattcaagtgcatcacatttattgtgcacttcgtttctattattactacattGTGATAATGTGGTAATGAAAGCAATGGGGAGCAGCTATAAATACAATGAAGCTTTGCTTGCTCACCCGCCGCTCACCTCCTcctgtgtggcctggttcctaacagatCACTGACTAGCACCAGTCCACGGCCTAGGGTTTGAGACCCCTGCTTTAAAGAATTCCTTGTAGGTGTGCCCTAAACACTTCTGGAAGGATGtaaacaatatattaatataaatgtacCACTAAGCACATCTacacactcagcagtggccacgggactggaaaaggtcagttttcactccaatcccaaagaaaggcaatgccaaagaatgtccaaactatcacacagttgcactcatctcacacgctagcaaagtaatgctcaaaattctccaagccaagtttaaacagtgcatgaaccatgaacttgcagatggtcaagctggatttagaaaaggcaaaagaaccagagatcaaattgccaaccttctttggatcattgaaaaagcaagagagttccagaaaaacatttacttctgctttgttgactacgccaaagcctttgactgtatggatcacaacaaactgcagaaaattcttaaagagatgggaataccaaaccaccttacctgcctcctgagaaatctgtatgcaagccaagaagaaacagttagaaccagacatggaacaacagattggttacAAATCAGAAAAggcaaagctgtatattgttaccctgcttatttaacttatatgcagagtacatcatgagaaatgttgggctagatgaagcacaagctgtattcaagattgccaagagaaatatcaaaaacctcagatatgcagatgacaccaccctcatggcagaaagtgaagaactaaagagcctcttgatgaaagtgaaaaaggagagtgaaaaagttggcttaaagctcaacattcagaaaactaagatcatggcattcgatcccatcacttcatggcaaatagatggagaaacaatggaaacagtgagagactgttttggggggctccaaaatcactgcagatggtgaatgcaaccatgaaattaaaagatgcttgctctttggaagaaactctatgaccaccctagacagcatattaaaaagcagagacattactttgccaacaaaggtccatctagtcaaagctatggttttcccagtagtcatgtatggatgtgatagttggactataaagaaagctgagcacggaagaactgatgctttggaacagtggtgttggagaagactcttgagagtcaatcaaaccagtccattctaaaggaaatcagtcctgaatattcattggaaggactgatgctgaagctgaagctccaatactttggccatctgatgcgaagaactgactccttagaaaagactctgatgctgaggaagattgagggcaggaggagaagggacgaccgaagatgagatggttggatggcatcactgactcgattttcatgagtttgagcaagccctgggaattggtgatggacagggaagcctggtgtgctgcagtccatggggtcaaaaggagTCAGAccccactgagcgactgaacagaactgaagcaCATCCAATGCTCCATATAAAGGAAACAGCCACGATCTCTTCATTTGAAAAGTGTTATCAGAGATGAAACCAAATTATAACTGAAGGCAGCAAGGCCAGCCTGCGTCAGGAGAGTCTAGAGCCTCTTCTCCTCTGTGTGGTCAGGGCAGGAGGACTAGGCTTTGATGACCTGCGGCCAGTCACACAGGCCCATCCTCACCGAGACCGTTATCCTCAGCATCAAAGGCTGGCAGACTTCCAGGCAGCCCGTTAATGACTATGTGACTTGAACGCAGTGGGTCATGTGCCTCTCATGTTTAGATGGCTTCTACACTCCAAAAAGCAGTTTTCACTCACTgttccatttgtttttttaattaattttttgatgtggaccattgtAAAAAAAAGTCTGTTAAATTTGTCacagtattgtttctgctttatatcttggttttttgaccacgaggcatgcgggatcttcgctacctgacgagggattgaacccacacccactGCGCTGGAAAGTGAagttttaaccattggaccaccagggaagtctttgaaTTTAATCTTAATCAGGGCACTGTAGTAGGTAGGGCAGGTAGGATTTTCCCATCTAGCatgtagagaaactgaggcaaataGCCTGGGTGAATCACGCAAAAGTCATCCAATCATTCAGTGGTAGAACCAGGATCAAAACCTAGATCTCCCACATCTGAACCCATGCTCTGATTCATGGGACCTGCAGACCCTGTGCCAGGAGACTCACCTTTCTCGTAGGTGGCTCCCCACCCGGAAATCCAGCAGGACTGAGTTGGCTCCAGCATCATGCCTGGATTGGGCAGACACACTGGTTTCACTTTGTCTGTTTCATGAAGAGAAAACACCATGAGCAGGTCTGGTCTAACTGAAGGCTTCGGGTGATGGTCTGCACCTGGACCTTCCCATGTGCATGCACTGGGCCTGGGACCACCACCCTGCGGCCCAAGGAGACTTCTAGATTCCAATGTGCCCTAGcatcctcttcctctccctgccaGGACCCTTTTTCTAAGAGACAAGAAGTTCCCCTCTGGAAGTTAGGGTTTGGGAAAACTGAAGGTCCACAGTCAACAGTCCTGTGATGCAAATAGTTGACACTTTCCATGGTGTGGCTGCATCAACGACAGACTAAACTGATGACAAAGAAGGTAAATGATCAGTGTACTATAATTAAAGGCACAGTGTCAGCTGTCACTGGCCAGACCCTGATTATGAAAGGACTTGTGTagacgtgcatgtgtgctaagtcgtcaCTGTGTGGTGGAGGGAAGACGTGGTGATGACCGCATTGCTCAGTGGCCACAGGCACATTTTGGGGTGGCTCAGCCTCTGGTAAACCCTCTTCTAGCAGTCAATGCCTCCCCCAGACCTGCACACTGTAACTCAATGCACATTTCCTCCATCCAGTCTTCATAGCATGCTTTAATTCCAGTCAGCCTCTTAAGATTTGGTCAAAACTCCCTGGGCTGCAGAACACAGGTACACACCGTTGAAAGTCAGAGGTGTCTGCAGCTTCATTAGAGCGATGTCATAGTTCTTGGTCTTGGAATCATAATTTGGGTGGGAAATCACTTTTGCTACTCGGTATCCACTTCCATAGAGCATGTAAGATTGTTTCAAGATTCCCGCAAAGGCCGCCCAGATCTTGGGATTGTTAAGGGGTCTGGAAGACAGAGACGAACACCGCTCAGCGTGTAAGAACGGCAAACACACAACACGCATCCCACAGTTCTCAAAAGTCATCAGCCTCCGAGGTGACATGACTTGTCAGAAGCCACACCATGCAAAGGCCAGGTGGCCTCAGGCTCTTCTCTCTCCCTATCTTACGCAGCCTCACCCTCCCATACCCCTCTCCTTTACTTCATCAGTGAATCATGTTCCTCCCGTATTTCTGAACCAGCCTGCAAACCCTCACAAATCCAAGAACACTtatgcacgtgtgctaagtcacttcagtcatgtctgactctttgtgaccctatagactatagcctgcaatgctcctctgtccatggaattctccaggcaagcatattggcgtgggttgccctgccctcctccaggggatcttcctgacccagggatcaaacccatgtctctcacgtttcctgcataggcaggcaggttctttactactagcgccacctgggaagcccaacaacacTTATTCTTGAATCTAAATGCCTCCCTGAGGTTTGAAACCCCTTTTCCAGCATGACTGGGTCTTACTTATCTTTATATGCTAGAACATCTcccggcacacagtaggtgcttaataaatgtgtaCTGGGGAGTAGACTCTGAGTCTAATAACCACTCTAGCACTACCTTCTTTTGGGTGCTTCCCTTCTAAGAAAATCCCAAATCGTAGAGCCCATGGAATCTGGTGGACACGCGTGAGTTATACACACTCCTTCCTTCaaccctcacaacaacccttGAAGCAGCACATCTGTCTTACAGGTGCAGACGCTACTGTCAGACACCTGGAGTGGATTGTCTGAGGCTACTCAGCCAGGGAACAGCCAAATCAAGCCCAGCATCACTCTAAAGACGACAAACAGCTCCCATGAGTGTGGCTTTTTCAAAATATCCATGTGACCAAAAAAATTCCTTGtttaagaaaaaaggaggaagaacagTATCTTCTACAAAAGCTAACACTACAAATGATGGCCatcctcacccctccccacccatctGCATGGGAAACTCTGGGGCCCAGGCTGCTTACTGGGTCACAGAGAACCTTCCAGCAGGACAGCCTGAGGTTTGAGTGTCTCCAAGTTTCCCTTGGGACGAGCACCCAGGGAGCCCAAACCTGTCGAGAGGGCAGCGGCCTCAGGAAGTGATAGGACCGAGCTGAGAAGACTGTGGACTGGAATTCGTTCTGATCATAGCATCACCCCAGCCCTATACTGCATCCTGTGCTGACTCAAAGCGATGGACACATGCTATGGGATGTGTTGGCCACAGTTTCACGTGCTTCTCAAGTCGTCTGACCCTCCCTGTGACGCCAGGGAGGCGCCCTTAGAAGCCCCAGTTGTCCGCAAAGAAACCGGAGCCTGCAGGAGTCAGCGACTTTGCTCAAGGCCTCTGGCAGAGCCACCTCGGAAGCGCAGGCTCCGCCCCCtactccccgcccccgccccttcccTCAGGCCACGCCCCCTCTCAGGCCCCACCTCCTGGAGACTTACTCCTCCACACAGTGCGCAGCCGTCACGATCCACTCCGGGGTGATGATGGAGCCGCCGCAGACGTGGATGCCCTGCACGTGCAGGCTAACCTGCCAGGGCCATTCCCCCGAGTAAGCATTCGATCCCCCCACGATCCGGCTCTGGCGGCTCGCCTTCACGGAGACGCCGCACTCTGAGAGTAACAAGCACAGCGCAGCCGGCCCGTGAGCAAAGCAGGGCCGCCCCCGCCCAATCCCACTGCGCCCCTTGCTgcccccttcccgcctcccccGGACACCTGCCACGCTGTGTGCCCAGACAGTTCCCATCCCAAGGTTCCGGCCTGGCTGCAGGGTGATCATTCTCTCCTCTGGTTCCTGTTTCTCTGGGCTCTGACTTTAGAATAGGCGGCCTGGTCTcttctggctggggtggggggccaaAGGACACTCCCCACCTGCACCCCCACATCCGCAGCCACCCGCAGGAAGTACCACTTCTGATAGCCCTGGATGCCGCCTGTTGCTTGGCACTTGTGTGATTCCATCAGCATCTCCCAAGTACGCATGTAGCGGGGCAGTAACAAAGGCCCTGGGACCCCCTTGAATGCTCAGAGACCCCAAGATTCCTGAGCAAAGCTAAGGAGGGCTTTTCTCCTATGCACTGCTCTCAAACCATCACAAGGTGGACGGCgtgggcaggagggcagggcaggcacCATGCTCTCCGGGCACCTAAAGAAGCTTGAACCAACCTGTGTGGGAAGTTACTGCCAGGACCACTGGGGAATGGTGTTCACCCCGGAGCGACTGCTAGCTTCACCTGTTCAAACTGGGAATCCAAGCTTCAGGCCCGAGACCCATACGGGAAGAGGATGGGGCCATACCAGAGAAGGGAGCTCAAGGACAGTGTCCTCCATACCCATAAAAGGTTTGGAAAATGTgaaagtggtagttgctcagtcatgtctaactctttgtgactccatggattgtagcccatcaggttcctctgtccttggacttttccaggcaagaatactggagtgggttgccatttccttctccaagcgatcttcctgacagagggcttgaactcaggtcttccgcattgcaggcagattctttactgtctgagccaacagggaagcccaaaaaggtTGGAAACTATAAGTAGTCCAAACACTGGAATGGGGACACCCATGGGTCTCCAGCCCCACAATGTGGACACCACAGAGAGGGCCCGTCCGTCTCTGGAGCTTGTCTGTCCTCAGGGGACAGCTGGTTCTTGGACCAAAGCAGTAGGTATCTACAGTGTATCCAGATTCAAGAATGGGAACCCTTGGGCAGAGTGCTGGGCATCTCCTGAACTGTTACTCCACCTTCTATCTCCAAGTCCCCCAAAGACACACTGAGATACAGTTCAGTAAGGTATCAAATTTGATACCATTTGATTTTGATATCAAATGAGATACCAAAATGTATCCCATTTtagaaacacaaaacagaaaaccaagaaTCACTTACCTATACAGCGTAAAGACACCACTGTTTTTGAAGAGCAGACATCACTACAAAAGAAGAGGGGGAAATTCTGGTCATGATAACAAGCAAGACACTTGATTctcaaaatacttagaaataaatattttcttccaatgtTCTCACTCCCTGCCTCTTTAGATATAGAAGAGTTTGCAATTGAAGACATGAATAGAGGAAGTAAATCTACATACATAGGGGGACAGTAGTAAAGAGTAGACACCAAGTCAAACTGCAGGGTTCAAatccaagctgtgtgaccttgggcaaggcacttaacctctctgtgcctcgatTTCCCCATCAGCAGAATGGGCTAATAATAGTACCAAAGGTGGTTGTGAAGATAatcacacactgtgtgtgtgtgtatgttagtcattcaatcatgtcaaGTCAAAGCACACATCATAtcagctgttatttttttttcttggagtttAAAATCACCCTTTAATTTTGTAAGGAAGACTTTTGTAAACTTCCAGCTTCTTATAACTGCTTTATATGAACtgcacagaaaactatacaacCATTTGCCTGGGAACAGAAGAAGAGTTACTCCTTGGGAGGCAAATATTCCAGGTTATAGATGAAAAAGAACTAACCAATGCATTCCACTGTACACTGAATTTTCTCCTAATGTGCTAAAAAGAGAAGCAGCATTGATACCTAGGTATTTGAAGCTGgcagtgttccttttttttttcttttttaaattatggaactATGATAACATATTTacagcagatttggaaaatagAGAACACAGTTACATACAGTTCCACTATACACTacaatttttaagtagataaagaTTTTCAGTTggaatttcaatatcaaactctcaaaaattaatagaatgaatagaaaatTAGAAAGATATAATAGACCTGAAAAACACTATGTACTGAATGTTCTCCTGACATGCTGAGAAGAAAAGCAGTTTCTGACACCCAGGTGTTTGAAGCTGGCGGGATTCTTTTGAACATAGTTCATGTGGGGCCAGATAACTGTTACACGGTAGAGCAGGACATAGGCACACCCATCACACAATCccatgtagttgttcagtcactcagtcacatccaactctttgcgactccatggactagagcgtgccaggcttccctgtccttcactgtttcctggagtttgctcagactcatgtccattgtgttgatgatgtcatccaaccatctcatcctgtcactccttctgctcctgccctcaatctttcctctgctgagtcttttccaatgagttggctttttgcatcagctggccaaaatattgcagctttagcatcagtccttccagtgaatatgcagggttgatttcctttaggattgactggtttgctcttgttgtccaagggactctcaagagtcttctcaggcACTTCTTagtgccacaattcaaaagcatcaattctttggcactcagccctctttatggtccaactttcatatctgtatatgactactggaaaaagcatagctttgactatatggacctttgtcagcaaaatgatgcctctgctttttaatatgctatctagattggtcataggtttccttcaaaggagcaagcgtctttgaatttcaaggctgcagtcaccatccatagtgactttggagcccaagaaaataaaatctgtcattgtttccagttttcccccatctatttgccatgaagtgatggggccagatgccatgatcttcgttttttgaaagttgagttttaagccagctttttcaatctcctctgtcaccctcatcaagaggctctttagttcttgttcgctttctgccattagagtcatatcacctgcgtatctgaggttgttgatatttctccctgcattcttgattccagcttgtaattcatcccaTGAACCTGGTCCAAACCTCACAGTGACCAACAGCCCCCTCTGCTGGCTGGCACGAGTGACTGCGCTTCTTTGCCAAGCCCAGCAGTGGCCTGGCTTCATGACACTCACCTTCTGACGAAAAAGCATTAAGGTACCAGCTATAGAATCACCCTCATTTCTGGACAGCATCCAACCCATGGCCAAGCCTAGCTTCCTGGAACCTTCCCCAAATGACTCAATACAAGCCCACATCCTTTCTAACACCCTCCCACTGAGACACCCATGGTTCCAAGACAAAGTGTGTCCTGGTGGTCTCTGGCTGGGCGGCACTGGATGCCAAGAGAAGACATGCCCCCATTGAGAGCGGATGTTTTCTAAGGATCATCAGGTCATTCTCCCTGTGTGGTGGCATACTGTGCAGCCacctgaccctgatgctgggaaggattgagggcaggaggagaagagcgacagagaatgagatggtgaaggacagggcagcctggcgtgctgcagtccgtgggaaagagtcagacacaactaagtgactgaagaACACAGCATCAGGGCATGAGGCAGACACTCAGACGAGCCCTACGAGGAGCCTGAGGTTCAAGTAGCAAAGTGC includes these proteins:
- the TMPRSS2 gene encoding transmembrane protease serine 2: MALNSGSSPGVGPYYENHGYQPESLYPQQLPTAPPAYEVFPAQYYPPAVPQYTPRVQTHASTPVIYRQPKPPSGTACTSKTKKVLCVTFTLAALLAGAILAAVLLWKYMEDRCSGLECGSSGTCVSPSLWCDGILHCPGGEDENRCVRLYGPNFILQVYSAQRKSWHPVCQDDWSESYGRVACQDMGYRNSFYSSQGIADNSGATSFMKLNTSAGNVDLYKKLYHSDVCSSKTVVSLRCIECGVSVKASRQSRIVGGSNAYSGEWPWQVSLHVQGIHVCGGSIITPEWIVTAAHCVEEPLNNPKIWAAFAGILKQSYMLYGSGYRVAKVISHPNYDSKTKNYDIALMKLQTPLTFNDKVKPVCLPNPGMMLEPTQSCWISGWGATYEKGKTSDDLNAAMVHLIEPWQCNNKYMYNNLITSAMICAGYLQGTVDSCQGDSGGPLVTLKSSVWWLIGDTSWGSGCAKAYRPGVYGNVTMFTDWIYRQMRANS